Part of the Aggregatilinea lenta genome, CATCGAGGGCATTACGCACTCGATGTGCTCGCTCGAATTCGAGGATCACCGCCCGCTGTACAACTGGTTCGTGGAACAGCTCGGCATCTTCCACCCGCGCCAGATCGAGTTCGCGCGCCTGAACCTGACCTACACCATGATGAGCAAGCGCAAGCTGCTGCGGCTGGTCAAGGACGGCTACGTGCGCGGCTGGGACGACCCGCGTATGCCGACCATCACCGCCATGCGGCGGCGCGGCTACACGCCCGAAGCGATCCGCACCTTCGTGGAAACGGTCGGTGTCAGCAAGGCCAACAGCACGATCGACATCGCGCTGCTAGAACATGCCGTGCGCGACGATCTCAACCGCCACGCGCCGCGCGCGATGGCCGTGCTCGATCCGCTCAAGGTCGTGATCGAGAACTATCCCGACGACCTCGTGGAAGAGATGGACGCCATCAACAACCCCGAAGACGAGAGTGCGGGCAGGCGCAAAGTCCCGTTCTCCAAGGTGGTCTACATCGAGCGTGAGGACTTCATGGAGGAGCCGCCCAAGAAGTTCTTCCGCCTCGCGCCGGGCCGTGAAGTACGCCTGCGTTACGCCTACTTCGTCACCTGCACGGACGTGATCAAAGACGCGGACGACAGCATCGTGGAGCTGCGCTGCACCTACGATCCCGCCACGCGCGGCGGTGATGCCCCGGACGGGCGCAAGGTCAAGGCGACACTGCACTGGGTCTCGGCGGTGCACGCGCTCGACGCGGAAGTGCGCGTCTACGATCACCTGTTCACCAATCCCGATCCCGAAGACGTGCCCGAAGGCCAGGACTTCACGGTCAACCTGAACCCCGATTCCCTGACTGTGCTCCAGGGCGTGAAGCTAGAGCCGAGCCTGCGCGATATGCCCGCCGGGACGCGCTTCCAGTTCGAGCGCCAGGGCTATTTCTGCGTCGATCTCGACTCGACGCCCGATCACCCGGTCTATAACCGCACGGTCGCCCTGCGCGACACCTGGGCCAAGATCCAGCAGAAGCAGGGCTAGAGCGGGCGAAAATCACCTCACCCCCTGACCCCCTCTCCAATCGGATTGGAGAGGGGGAACATGCCTAGAAGTTTTTGCTTACCGCTTTCCGCCGCAGTTGAGGACGCATGACCGACACTTCACAGCCTTCTCTGGCCGACGCGCAGCCGTTCCTGAAATGGGCGGGCGGTAAGGGCCAGTTACTCGCGCAGTACGACCGCTTTTTCCCCACCGACCGGGGCCGCGCCTACTTCGAGCCGTTCGCGGGCAGCGGCGCGGTGTTCTTCGAGCTGCGCAAGCGCGATCTGTTCGAGCAGTACGCCCTCTCCGACGTGAACCGAGAGCTGATCAACTGCTACAAGGTGGTAAAAAAACACGTTGATGAACTGGTCGAGGCGCTGCGCGATCACAAAGCCAAACACGAGCAGGATGCGCACGAGCATTACTACAAGGTCCGCGACCTGGATCGCAGTCCGGCCTGGGCCGACGCCTCGGACGTGGATCGGGCGGCGCGCATGATCTACCTGAACAAGACCTGCTACAACGGCCTGTGGCGCGTCAACAGCAAGGGGCAGTTCAACGTGCCGATGGGGCGCTACGCCAAGCCGGACATCCTCAGCGAGACGCGGCTGCGCGCGGCGTCGTTGGCGCTGCAAGACGTGGACGTGAACACGCGCCCCTTCGATGCCGTGCTGGACCGCGCGCAGACGGGCGACTTCGTGTACTTCGACCCGCCCTACGACCCGCTCAGCAGCACGGCCAACTTCACCAGCTATTCGGCGGACTCGTTCGGGCAGGACGATCAGTGGCGGCTGGCGGAGACGTTTCGCGCGCTGGCGGAGCGCGGCTGCACGGTCATGCTGAGCAATTCCGACACGGACTTTGTGCGCGGACTCTACGAGGGCTTCCGCGTGGAGACGGTCACCGCCCGCCGCGCGATCAACTCGAAGGGCGGCAAACGCGGGGAGATCACCGAGGTGCTGGTGGTGAATTATTGATCCGCCCCCAAGCAGACAAGTTCACTGCCAAATACCCTCATCAAGTGAGTTGTGGGCTAGTGCCGCAAGCAGTTCGGCTTCTACATCCTGTAATTTTATGGGCAGGATAAGGTAATGCAAATTATAAAGATGATATGGCAATTTTGGAATATCAGGCGAGAGTAAGGGAATTATACGTTTCCCTTCACCACGAGCATACGTAATTTCGAGATCTATTTCATCTGATTCGGCGGCGTCTTGAGTCCAGATAACAACCACATGTGTAGCATCGTCAAGAGCTTTTTGAACCGTTCTTCTCCAGCTTGAGCCTGCACGAATATGTGCATCATAGAAAACTGATTTGTTACGGCTACGAAGCAAAGCGGCAAGCTCACGAGCCAAAACAGCTTGCTCATGTGCATAGGCAATAAAAATCCGATCAGGAAGAGGTTTTTTTTCTATAACTCGAATCTTTGTGAAAAAATCTTGAACAAGTGGATCAACAGAGTTTTTTCTGGAAAACACAAGCTTTATTCCATTGGCTAACTCATCAAAACTCCGCACCTCGTTAACATTAAGCTCAAAGTAGTTGATGCGGTCTAGTGGATGTGGCAATAGTTTTATATCGCCGATTTTTACCGGGAATAAGGGTTTTCCATATGCCACGGCCTGATCTATCTCCACTTGAAACAAGCTCGATGACACACTCGCCAAAGAAAGGAGTGCCAGCACTATATCCGCCTGTCTAATATTATTCTCAGTTTCGACAGCCCAATTTGACCCTCCCGGAATCCCTTTCCGATCCAGTCCGGTTATCTCTAAATTATCGATGTTGCTCCGTTGGAAGAGCTGTTCAGCTAACGTTTCAGCTAGCACGTGATCAGATTCAATAAAACTTATAAATATCCGCATAGGTTCTCTCAGTTTATACCTGACACAAGGACAAATCACATTGCATATCTATCAAATTAGTCCTACTCCCCCACCAACTCGATCACCCGCTGCGCGAACAGCTCGTAGCGTCCCGCCTGCGGATTGCTGAACAGGGCGCAGCGCTCGAACGCGTCGATGTCGGCCAGCGTCGTCAGCACCTGGATCTCGTCACGCAGCGCCGTGTCCTCGATGCCCTGCCATACCGGCTGGCTGAGGTCGTGCGGAAGCTGCACCCACCAGATCGCCCCCTCCGCCTGCGACGCCAGCCCGCGCGCGATCACGCGCAGCAGGTCCCATTGGCGCTCGGAAAGCGAGCACGTATTCGCTGACTGGTCCATCTAACTCCATCCTTCCAGGTCCAGGCCAAAAAACAGCCGCAGCCACATGTCGAGGTCGTCCAGGTCTACGGCCTTGCCCGTGGAGTACAGGTACGAACGCATGTTGGCCGAAAAGCCCTCCCCGGCAAACACGATGATCCCCGCGATCGGCCACGCCTCGATGTCGAGCACCGTCGAGGGAATCTTTTCCTCGGCGGACCCCGTGCTGCCCTGGTATTTGCACTCGATGCCGAGCGTCTGGCGTGTGTCGGGATGGCGCGCCACCACGTCGATCACACGCACCGCACCCCAGATGCGCCGCCCCACGCGGAACTGCCGCCGCGCGTCCAGGCCCAGCGCCTCCGCGAGCTGCACGACCTCGAACTCCATGTCTTGCCCGCTCTGGACCGCACGTCCCCGTCCCGGCATCGCCCCCTCCTGCCCTTCTTACACGTACTCGCGGATGCGCCGCCGCATGACCACGCTCTCCACCAGCCCGATGCCGATCAGCATCGTGATCAGCGACGACCCGCCCGAACTCACGAATGGCAGCGTCAGGCCCGTCACCGGCAGGATGCTCAGGTTCATGCCGATGGATACTATCGTCTGGAAGAAGATCATGCCCGCCACGCCGTACGCGATCAGGCTGCCGAGCGGATCGGCGGCCAGCCGTGCGGCGCGCAGGCAGCGCAGAATTACCAGCCCCATCAGGCTGATCACGGCGACCGCGCCCAGAAAGCCCATTTCCTCTGCAATGACGCTGTAAATGAAGTCGGTGTGCCGCACGCGCAGGAAGCGCCCCTGCGTCTGCGAGCCATTGCCGTAGCCCTGGCCCATCAGCCCGCCGGAGCCGATGCTGATCAGCGCCTGGTCGATGTTATACCGCGCGTCCTTCACGTCCGGCACGCCGTTGCCGTCCTCGTCCTCGAAGGTACAGTTGCCGCTGCGCATCAGTTCGGGATCGTCGTAACACGTCTCGCTGCTCGCCACGAACGTTGTGATGCGATCACGCTGGTACGGCTCCATTTGCAGCCAGAGCACGGGCATCGCCACAACCGCCACCGCGATCAGCAGCGCCAGATGCTTCAGGCGCAGCCCTGCCGCCCAGACCATCACGAACCAGACCACCACGATCACCGTCGTCGTGCCCAGGTCCGGCTGCACGAACACCATCAGAGCGGGCACGGCGACGTGCACGCCCGACAGGATCACGGTCCGCAGGCTGTCCATCTGCTGGTAACGATCCGCGAGAAACTGGCCGAGCGTAATCACCAGCAGCAGCTTGCCCAACTCCGAGGGCTGCACTTGCAAGCCGACGTTCAGCCAGCTCTGCGCGCCCGCCGCGCCGACCGCGCCCAGCCCCGCGACGAGGCCCAGGATGAACAGGATGAAGCCGTACAGGAAGGCGTGCAAGCTGCCCAGCAGCCGGTAGTCGATCGCGGCAATGGCGAACACCACCACCGTGCCGATGATCATGAACTGGATCTGGCTGGGGACGCGGTTGATCAGGTCGGTGTCCACCGCGTCCAACGTCGCGCTGCGGATCATCAGGATGCCGATGATCACCAGCAGCAGGACGAGGCCCAGGAGGACGAAATCGAAGTCACGCCAAATGGTTGGCTTACTTTGCGTGGTGTGCATTCCGCTACAGTTCCACTCAATTTACGGTACAGGCGTCAAACGGGCCGATTATAGCGCCCCTGTCCGGCGTGGCAACCGGCGACCACCGGGCGGCGGTTGTGGCGGGTACGTGGGGTGTATTGCCATATGCCCCGCCGGGCAGAGCAAGCCCCGCCTCTACGGATCGCGCGTCATCGTGCGTGTCTCCTCCCTCCAACTTGATTGGAGAGGGGCCGGGGGTGAAGTCGCGCCGGAGTCTCGTAGGCAACAGAAAGGCGGGTATTGAGAACCCCGCCTCTACGATCAATTTGCTGTTGCGAAAACCCGCGCCCTCACCCTTCCGAGGGTTTTTCGGCGGGCGGCGTGGTGGTCCGGCGACTGCTGCTGCTGCGCCGCCGCTTGGTCGGCTGCGTGTCCGAAGCCGGAGGCGTCGTGGGGGCAGCATCCTCTTCGGGCGGCTGTTCGGCTGCGGGCGGCTCAGAGCTTGGCTCTGTCGGCGGTGCGGGGACCGCTTCGACCGGAGCGGGCACGTAATCGGGCACGATGGCGGTGTTGTTACGCACCAGTGGGATGTTCGCGACCAGATAGTTCTTACGCTCGCGCTGTTCCAGCTTGATGTGCACCTGACCCTCGGTCACGTTAAGGTAGCGTTTGATCACCTCGATGATCTCGTCCTGCATCTGCGCGAGATGCTCCGGCGAGATATCGCTGCGGTCGGTAACCAGAACGAGCTTGAGCCGCTCGCGCGCCAGATCGGCGCTGGCCTCGTCAACGCGCCTCCCAAACAGTCGGTCGAAGAAGGATGCCATGATCGTTCCTCACAGTCACCCGGAACCGGATGCACCGAACATCTTTGCCAGCCGCTTGAATACGCCGCCCTTTGGGTCCAGTTCCAGCAGGGGTACCTTTTCACCATTGATGCGCCGCGCGATGTTGCGGAAGGCCGTGCCCGCCAGGCTGTTCTGGCTGTTCAGCGTCAGGGGCGATCCCCGGTTGGACGACACGAGGATCTGTTCGTCTTCAGGGATGACACCCAGCAGCCGGATCGACAGGATCTCCAGCACGTCGCTGACGGACAGCATATCGCCGCGCTTGATCATGTCCGGCTTGACGCGATTGAGCACCAGGCTGACGGGGACGTGCGATTCTTCGGCTTCAATCAAGCCGACGATGCGGTCGGCATCACGCACCGCCGAAACTTCGGGGTTGGTGATGATCACCACCTCGTCGGCAGGGGCCAGCGCGTTACGGAATCCCCATTCGATCCCGGCAGGGCTGTCGATCATGATGAAGTCGTAATCCGAGCGGAGCTGATCGGTCAGCGCGATCATATCTTCGGGACTGACCGCCGTCTTGTCGCGCGTCTGCGCCGCTGGAAGCAAATACAGATCGGGCAGACGCTTATCTTTGACCATCGCCTGACGCAGCTTGCAGCGCCCCTCGACCACATCCACAAGGTCGTACACGATGCGGTTTTCAAGCCCCATGACGACGTCGAGGTTGCGCAGACCGATGTCGGCGTCGATACAAATCACTTTTTTGTTCAGGCTGGCCAGCGCCACCGACAGATTCGCTGTGGCCGTGGTCTTGCCCACCCCCCCCTTGCCGGAGGTTACGGTGATGACTCTGGCACTCATCCAGATCCCTTTCCTCGTGACCTCGGTTCCCCGTCCCACGGGGAACCAGCTCCCCCAATCGCGGCCATCCCGGGCCGCGCCCCTACCACGCTTCGGCTTCGATCCGGTTGTTGCGCACCAGCGCCTTTTCCGGCTTAGGCTTGCGACGGCGCTCCTCCGGCGAAATCGTAATATAGCCCGCGATGCGCAGCTGCGTTGGCGCGAGATCGAGCGCACATACCACCGCCGACTCGTTGCCATAGACGCCGGCGTGCACCGTGCCGCGCAGCTTGCCCCAGACCACGACGTCGCCCCCCGCAGTAATCACCGCGCCTGCGTTGACGTCGCCCAGAACCACGACGTGCCCTTCGCTGTGCACCGTCCTGCCGTTGCGCACCGTGCGGTTGATGAGCACGCCCGGCGTCCCGTGTTCTTCAGGATCGATCGGCGGTGGCCGCAGCGGCAGCGCCTCGACGCCGTTATCCTGAAGCTCGACATCCGACAGGTCGGTCTTCAGGCCCAGCTTGTGCGCCGCGCCGCTCGTCTCGTCGCTGTCCGTCAGCACGGCCAGCAGCGCGACATCGCGCTTGGCCAGCGCCTTCTGGACGTTGGCGAGATCCTGGTAGCGCAGAGGGCGCGGCCCCAGGGACAGCGTGACCTGGGCCCCTTTAAAAAATCCGCCCTGCGCATCGATCAAAGTTGTTAACCGAGAGGTCACGTCTGACCATTTGCCGTCAGGCTTGACCGTGACCAGCAATCCGTGCTTGATCCCCTTAAGGGTTATGGAGTCATCCATATTCAATCTACATGGTTTCTACAGCCATTGACAATCCAACTGAAGTCCCCCTGCGCCCACGTCGCAGTGGTTGTTACTACTATACTCGTTTTTTAACCATGTGCCTATTGCCCGCCCTCACCCTCTGGTAAGCGGCCCGCACAGACCAGCAAAAAGGCGGGCGAGTCATGTCCGTGCGGTTGACGTTGGATGGCGTGTAAGGTGGAGATTGTGCAGATCGGGTGCGTGTTAAGGCGCAATTGCCTGGTCAACACGTGCCGAGGGAGCCAATCGCGAGGATCGATAACCGTAGGGGGTAGAGCTTACCCTACCCGGCTTTTCGTTTACCGGGCGGGGCTAGCCCGCCCCTGCGAATAACCACGACAACAAAACAGGGGCGTATCGCAATACGCTCCTGCTGAAAACCTGACTACTGACCGCTATCGGCGGTCTACTGCTGGCCGCGTTGGATCTTCAGCTTGAAGTAGGCGTCCAGCACCTCGTTGACGATGGGCGCGGCCACCGCCGAGCCTTCGTCGCCGTTGTACACAAACGCGATCACCGCGATCTCCGGGTTTTCGTACGGCGCGTAGCCCACGAACCACGCGTGTGCGGGCCACGATCCGGCCTCGCACAGGCCCTGCGCCCAGGCGATGTCGTCGCAGTACTCCGCCGTGCCCGTCTTGCCCGCCACGTTGACGTAGGTCAGATCGGCGCCGCTGGCCGTACCGACGGTCACGGCCTGGCGCATTCCGGTGCGCACCAGTTCCAGCGTCGAGGTCTGCGCGAAAGGCGGCGTATACTCGTCGTCCTGGTTCAGATTGATGCTCTCGTATTCGAGCGGGTCGCAGACGCCGCCGTTGAACGTATAGTTGAACGGCACATTGACCGTATAGTTGATCGTCTCAAGCGCGCCCGTGCCAGATGCATTCGTGGTGCTGCTGTGGTAGTCGTCGGGCGTGCACAGCGCGGGATCGTACGTGTCGCTGTCCTCTTCGCAGCGGCAGGCGAGGCTGTTCGGCCCGTTGAGCAGCATGTCCTCTTGCAGCAGCAGCACGGCTTCGCTGCCGTCGGTCGGCTTGAGGATGGTGCGTATCGCCTCCGGCTGGAACTCCTCGATGATGTTCCCGTTCGCGTCCTGCAGGTTCTTGACCAGATGCGGTTCGTAGAGCGTGCCGCCGTTGATGATCGCCGCCGAGGAAAACAGCAGTTGCAGCGGCGATACGGTGACGTAGCCCTGGCCGAACGCGGCGTTGTACGTGTCGCCCGTGGACCAGCTTTCGCCATAGTTACGGCGCTTCCACTGGCTGTCCGGCATACGGCCTGCCAGCTCGCCCGGCAGCTCGACGCCCAGCTCGGAGCCGATGCCGAATGCAGTCGCCCAGCGGTACAGGTCGAAGATCCCCAACCCGCCTTCCTTCAGAAGGGCGGTGCTGACTTCGGGATTGCCGCCGCCCACCTGATAGAAGTACACGTCACAACTCTGGGCGATAGCATCCACCAACGCGATCTCGCCGTGCCCGTCACTCTTCCAGCACACGAAGACCTGCCCCGCCGCCTCATCGAACGGCGCGAAAGCGTTGGGCAGCACCAGCCGTCCGGGGTCGAACAGTGGCTGGTTCACGTCAATCACGTCTTCCTCGACCACGCCCACCGAGGTGATCAACTTCCACACTGAGCCGGGCGGATACAACGCGCTGATCGCGTGGTTGACTAGCGGGCGCAGCGGATCGTCAAACTGGTTGAAATAGTAATCGCCGTCGATGTTACGCGCGAAGCGCGTGTTGTCGTAGCTCGGCCAGCTCACCATCGCCAGAATTTCGCCATTGTTGGGATCCATGGCGATGACGACGCCCTGCTGCGTCACGACGCGGTTGGCTTCCTTGTTGACGAGGTTGATCTCGCGCGTCAGCGCGTCCTGGGCGGCCTTTTGCAGTTCCAGGTCCAGCGTGAGCTGCACGCTCTCCCCGGCCTGAAACCCCTGCTCCTCGACGAGCTGAAGCGGCTGGCCCGCCACGTCCACGACCCACGTCTGCGTGCCGCGCTGGCCTGCAAGCTGATCCTCCATGTACGCTTCGATGCCCGCGTAGCCGATGCGGTCGAAGGCCGGGTTATAGCCCAGCTCGCGCAGGCGCTGTTCTTCCTCCGGGCCAATGGGTCCCAGGTAGCCGATGATGTGCGCCGTCAGCGCGCCGGTCGGGTATTCGCGCACGGACGCGACCTGGACCTCCACGCCGGGCATCATCTGCGTCTGCTCCATGATGCGAAAGGCCGCGGTGCGCTCCACATCCGTGGCGATGACCACCGGCGTAAACGGTGCGATACCCAGGCCTTCGCGCACCATCTCGTCGATGCTGCGCTCGGTGGTGCGGCCCGCTGCGTCGGCGGCGGCGCGCGTCGCGGGCACGTCGATCAGCGCCGAGAGGCGGTTGTACACGTCCAGCGTTTCGGCGTCCTCTTCGGGCAGGTCGGCGGGGGTGATCAGCACATTATACGCGGGGTCGTTCTTCGCCAGCGGCACGCGGTAGCGGTCGTAGATCGCGCCGCGCGGGGCCGCGA contains:
- the minC gene encoding septum site-determining protein MinC, with product MDDSITLKGIKHGLLVTVKPDGKWSDVTSRLTTLIDAQGGFFKGAQVTLSLGPRPLRYQDLANVQKALAKRDVALLAVLTDSDETSGAAHKLGLKTDLSDVELQDNGVEALPLRPPPIDPEEHGTPGVLINRTVRNGRTVHSEGHVVVLGDVNAGAVITAGGDVVVWGKLRGTVHAGVYGNESAVVCALDLAPTQLRIAGYITISPEERRRKPKPEKALVRNNRIEAEAW
- a CDS encoding toll/interleukin-1 receptor domain-containing protein translates to MRIFISFIESDHVLAETLAEQLFQRSNIDNLEITGLDRKGIPGGSNWAVETENNIRQADIVLALLSLASVSSSLFQVEIDQAVAYGKPLFPVKIGDIKLLPHPLDRINYFELNVNEVRSFDELANGIKLVFSRKNSVDPLVQDFFTKIRVIEKKPLPDRIFIAYAHEQAVLARELAALLRSRNKSVFYDAHIRAGSSWRRTVQKALDDATHVVVIWTQDAAESDEIDLEITYARGEGKRIIPLLSPDIPKLPYHLYNLHYLILPIKLQDVEAELLAALAHNSLDEGIWQ
- a CDS encoding penicillin-binding transpeptidase domain-containing protein gives rise to the protein MNRRILPFQGWRLLVFQAVVVFSLLVLVVRTGELQFVRGTQFIEDAEENRLQVSLIAAPRGAIYDRYRVPLAKNDPAYNVLITPADLPEEDAETLDVYNRLSALIDVPATRAAADAAGRTTERSIDEMVREGLGIAPFTPVVIATDVERTAAFRIMEQTQMMPGVEVQVASVREYPTGALTAHIIGYLGPIGPEEEQRLRELGYNPAFDRIGYAGIEAYMEDQLAGQRGTQTWVVDVAGQPLQLVEEQGFQAGESVQLTLDLELQKAAQDALTREINLVNKEANRVVTQQGVVIAMDPNNGEILAMVSWPSYDNTRFARNIDGDYYFNQFDDPLRPLVNHAISALYPPGSVWKLITSVGVVEEDVIDVNQPLFDPGRLVLPNAFAPFDEAAGQVFVCWKSDGHGEIALVDAIAQSCDVYFYQVGGGNPEVSTALLKEGGLGIFDLYRWATAFGIGSELGVELPGELAGRMPDSQWKRRNYGESWSTGDTYNAAFGQGYVTVSPLQLLFSSAAIINGGTLYEPHLVKNLQDANGNIIEEFQPEAIRTILKPTDGSEAVLLLQEDMLLNGPNSLACRCEEDSDTYDPALCTPDDYHSSTTNASGTGALETINYTVNVPFNYTFNGGVCDPLEYESINLNQDDEYTPPFAQTSTLELVRTGMRQAVTVGTASGADLTYVNVAGKTGTAEYCDDIAWAQGLCEAGSWPAHAWFVGYAPYENPEIAVIAFVYNGDEGSAVAAPIVNEVLDAYFKLKIQRGQQ
- a CDS encoding DNA adenine methylase, with the protein product MTDTSQPSLADAQPFLKWAGGKGQLLAQYDRFFPTDRGRAYFEPFAGSGAVFFELRKRDLFEQYALSDVNRELINCYKVVKKHVDELVEALRDHKAKHEQDAHEHYYKVRDLDRSPAWADASDVDRAARMIYLNKTCYNGLWRVNSKGQFNVPMGRYAKPDILSETRLRAASLALQDVDVNTRPFDAVLDRAQTGDFVYFDPPYDPLSSTANFTSYSADSFGQDDQWRLAETFRALAERGCTVMLSNSDTDFVRGLYEGFRVETVTARRAINSKGGKRGEITEVLVVNY
- a CDS encoding glutamine--tRNA ligase/YqeY domain fusion protein, coding for MPTGEETKIPTSDTTSTGAAGPSNFLREIIEDDLQAGRYDHVHTRFPPEPNGYLHIGHAKAININYGIAQAYGGKFNLRFDDTNPSKEEQEYIDAIMRDVKWLGADWEDRLFYASDYFEQIYEWAIQLIKDGKAYVDDLTADEIREYRGTLTEPGKNSPYRDRSIEENLDLFQRMKAGEFPDGSRVLRAKIDMASPNMNFRDPVMYRILHDEHPRTGTEWCIYPMYDWAHGQSDSIEGITHSMCSLEFEDHRPLYNWFVEQLGIFHPRQIEFARLNLTYTMMSKRKLLRLVKDGYVRGWDDPRMPTITAMRRRGYTPEAIRTFVETVGVSKANSTIDIALLEHAVRDDLNRHAPRAMAVLDPLKVVIENYPDDLVEEMDAINNPEDESAGRRKVPFSKVVYIEREDFMEEPPKKFFRLAPGREVRLRYAYFVTCTDVIKDADDSIVELRCTYDPATRGGDAPDGRKVKATLHWVSAVHALDAEVRVYDHLFTNPDPEDVPEGQDFTVNLNPDSLTVLQGVKLEPSLRDMPAGTRFQFERQGYFCVDLDSTPDHPVYNRTVALRDTWAKIQQKQG
- the minE gene encoding cell division topological specificity factor MinE codes for the protein MASFFDRLFGRRVDEASADLARERLKLVLVTDRSDISPEHLAQMQDEIIEVIKRYLNVTEGQVHIKLEQRERKNYLVANIPLVRNNTAIVPDYVPAPVEAVPAPPTEPSSEPPAAEQPPEEDAAPTTPPASDTQPTKRRRSSSSRRTTTPPAEKPSEG
- a CDS encoding PD-(D/E)XK nuclease superfamily protein; protein product: MPGRGRAVQSGQDMEFEVVQLAEALGLDARRQFRVGRRIWGAVRVIDVVARHPDTRQTLGIECKYQGSTGSAEEKIPSTVLDIEAWPIAGIIVFAGEGFSANMRSYLYSTGKAVDLDDLDMWLRLFFGLDLEGWS
- a CDS encoding FtsW/RodA/SpoVE family cell cycle protein produces the protein MHTTQSKPTIWRDFDFVLLGLVLLLVIIGILMIRSATLDAVDTDLINRVPSQIQFMIIGTVVVFAIAAIDYRLLGSLHAFLYGFILFILGLVAGLGAVGAAGAQSWLNVGLQVQPSELGKLLLVITLGQFLADRYQQMDSLRTVILSGVHVAVPALMVFVQPDLGTTTVIVVVWFVMVWAAGLRLKHLALLIAVAVVAMPVLWLQMEPYQRDRITTFVASSETCYDDPELMRSGNCTFEDEDGNGVPDVKDARYNIDQALISIGSGGLMGQGYGNGSQTQGRFLRVRHTDFIYSVIAEEMGFLGAVAVISLMGLVILRCLRAARLAADPLGSLIAYGVAGMIFFQTIVSIGMNLSILPVTGLTLPFVSSGGSSLITMLIGIGLVESVVMRRRIREYV
- the minD gene encoding septum site-determining protein MinD, with amino-acid sequence MSARVITVTSGKGGVGKTTATANLSVALASLNKKVICIDADIGLRNLDVVMGLENRIVYDLVDVVEGRCKLRQAMVKDKRLPDLYLLPAAQTRDKTAVSPEDMIALTDQLRSDYDFIMIDSPAGIEWGFRNALAPADEVVIITNPEVSAVRDADRIVGLIEAEESHVPVSLVLNRVKPDMIKRGDMLSVSDVLEILSIRLLGVIPEDEQILVSSNRGSPLTLNSQNSLAGTAFRNIARRINGEKVPLLELDPKGGVFKRLAKMFGASGSG